A part of Desulfofundulus salinus genomic DNA contains:
- a CDS encoding NAD(P)/FAD-dependent oxidoreductase, producing MNRHEVIIIGGGVTGCSIAYHLAAQGMKDVAVLERAYLTSGATGRCGAGFRHQWGTKTNCLLARYAIARLERLAEELDYPGGVEIKQGGYLILAYTPKMEEQFKKNLTLQKSLGIDARWVTPREAREIVPFLNTEGLLGATFCAKDGHANPFKVTDAYARAARRLGVKIHTYTEVQDIKIESSLKTVITNRGTFQAPVVVNAAGGHAAEIGRMVGVDLPVVPERHQILVTEPVEQVLGPMVMSFYHNLYCQQTPHGSFIMGLGDPNEPKEYNVRSSWQFLSQMAQKVVWLLPVLKNVRVVRQWAGVYDMSPDRQPVLGEVPGVPGFYVAAGFSGHGFMIAPMTGQLMAEIILGLPTTLPVDMFSLSRFTTGELFVEPSVV from the coding sequence ATGAACAGGCATGAAGTGATTATAATTGGCGGGGGCGTCACCGGCTGCTCCATTGCCTATCACCTGGCCGCCCAGGGCATGAAGGATGTCGCCGTCCTGGAAAGGGCCTACCTCACCTCTGGCGCCACGGGACGCTGCGGGGCTGGTTTCCGCCACCAGTGGGGTACAAAAACCAACTGCCTTTTGGCCAGGTACGCCATTGCCAGGCTGGAACGCCTGGCCGAAGAGCTGGACTATCCCGGAGGCGTGGAAATCAAGCAGGGGGGGTACCTGATCCTGGCCTACACCCCCAAAATGGAAGAGCAGTTCAAGAAAAACCTGACCCTGCAGAAAAGCCTGGGCATCGACGCCCGCTGGGTAACACCCCGGGAAGCCCGGGAAATAGTACCCTTTTTAAACACCGAGGGCCTTCTGGGAGCCACCTTCTGTGCCAAAGATGGCCACGCCAACCCCTTTAAGGTCACCGATGCCTATGCCCGGGCAGCCAGGCGGCTGGGGGTGAAAATCCACACCTATACGGAAGTACAGGACATCAAAATTGAAAGCTCCCTGAAAACGGTCATCACCAACCGGGGGACTTTCCAGGCTCCAGTGGTGGTCAACGCCGCAGGCGGCCACGCGGCGGAAATCGGCCGCATGGTGGGGGTAGACCTGCCCGTGGTGCCGGAAAGGCACCAGATCCTGGTGACCGAACCGGTAGAACAGGTCCTGGGGCCCATGGTGATGAGTTTCTACCACAACCTTTACTGCCAGCAAACGCCCCACGGCAGCTTTATCATGGGCCTGGGGGATCCCAACGAACCCAAGGAATACAACGTCCGTTCCAGCTGGCAGTTTCTTTCCCAGATGGCCCAAAAAGTGGTCTGGCTACTACCGGTGTTGAAAAACGTGCGGGTGGTCCGGCAGTGGGCCGGGGTGTACGACATGAGCCCCGACCGCCAGCCGGTGCTGGGCGAGGTACCCGGGGTGCCAGGGTTTTATGTTGCCGCCGGTTTTTCCGGCCACGGCTTTATGATTGCCCCCATGACCGGCCAGTTGATGGCGGAAATCATTTTAGGACTGCCCACCACCCTGCCCGTGGATATGTTCAGCCTGTCCCGTTTTACCACCGGCGAGTTGTTTGTGGAACCGTCTGTTGTCTAG
- a CDS encoding (2Fe-2S)-binding protein: MEDKTIVCRCEDVTLEEIRQAIAGGARTLDEIKRLKRCGMGPCQGRSCRPLIAVEIARITGQDPANLALPTFRPPVIPLKLGTLARGGARNEQA, encoded by the coding sequence ATGGAAGATAAAACCATTGTCTGCCGCTGCGAGGACGTGACCCTGGAGGAAATCCGGCAGGCCATTGCCGGGGGGGCCCGCACCCTGGATGAAATCAAGCGGCTGAAACGCTGCGGCATGGGCCCGTGCCAGGGGCGCAGCTGCCGGCCCCTTATTGCCGTGGAAATCGCCCGCATCACCGGACAGGACCCGGCCAACCTGGCCCTGCCCACTTTCCGCCCGCCGGTAATCCCCTTAAAGCTGGGTACCCTGGCCCGGGGAGGTGCCAGAAATGAACAGGCATGA
- a CDS encoding 4Fe-4S dicluster domain-containing protein, whose protein sequence is MLAVDGIPTPEDLAAKIPPPERLAKGPVVIAECFQPIPCDPCSHACPRQAIGPFKDINEIPQVDYDKCNGCGQCITRCPGLALFVVDLTYSEKEALVKLPYEFLPLPAEGQEVAGVNRVGEKVCRARVVKVVATEKMDKTAVVWLAVPKELAMEVRHFVITHV, encoded by the coding sequence ATGCTGGCTGTGGATGGCATCCCCACCCCGGAGGACCTGGCGGCAAAGATACCCCCGCCGGAGCGGCTGGCCAAAGGGCCGGTGGTTATAGCGGAATGCTTTCAACCCATTCCCTGCGATCCCTGCAGCCACGCCTGTCCCCGCCAGGCCATCGGACCCTTTAAGGACATCAACGAAATACCGCAGGTAGACTATGACAAATGTAACGGCTGCGGCCAGTGCATCACCCGCTGCCCCGGACTGGCCCTTTTCGTCGTAGATCTAACTTATAGCGAAAAGGAGGCCCTGGTCAAGCTGCCCTATGAGTTCCTCCCCCTCCCCGCGGAAGGCCAGGAAGTGGCCGGGGTGAACCGGGTGGGGGAAAAAGTGTGCCGGGCACGGGTGGTCAAAGTGGTGGCCACGGAAAAGATGGATAAAACCGCGGTCGTCTGGCTGGCCGTACCCAAAGAGCTGGCCATGGAAGTACGGCACTTTGTTATAACACATGTTTAA